In the genome of Dromiciops gliroides isolate mDroGli1 chromosome 1, mDroGli1.pri, whole genome shotgun sequence, the window CAATATTAtgatgatcctcattttacagagaaggaaactgaggcacacagaaagGTAGAgtggcccagggccacacatctactaagtatccaaggcaaaatttgaactcaaggctttgtgactccaggcccagtattttaCCCAGTGTCTGTATGCATAGAAAAACAATATAAAGGAAATTCAACACTAGCCAAATGGGGAGCACCTCCTGTTACCTGCAGACAATGTAGCGGATGACATTGGCGTGACACACAAAGATCTCGTAGCTGTCCTCCTCCTGCTTGGCATCTGCGCGATGGATGAAGTTCCGAAATGCAGCCTCGATGCGGGCTCCGTCCTCATAATACTGCTAAGGGCAGACAGTAGGGAATCAGACTGTTAACTCTGTCTGGCAGAAACATCCCTTCTGCCCCTTGGGTGAGGAACAAAAAGCCAAGGACTGGGACAGGGAGCCCAGAAGAAATACATTCAGATACACATGAAAACGGAGCAGACACCTTGGGGACAAGCCTCATTGTAGCTGCAGTGTAACATTTTCCAAGCAAACATCTACCCCGATTACAAggcacccagaaaaaaaaaggatggcttTGTTTACCCGGGCTTCTGGCTTCCAGTCAGATACAGGAGGGTCCGGTTCAATAGGAGCGCCCTCTCGTAGCAGGTCAGTGCTGATTCTGTTGACTCCTGCAGAGAAAGAAGCTGCATCATAATGATGGTTCGAGGGAAGGGGGCTGAGACCTAGCATGGACATCAGGCATAAAGGACCCTACAAAGAGAAGGAAGTCTAGAAAACAATTTCGAGGCTGAGTTAGGCTTTAGGGCCTTAGCATCCCAAGGGACCAGCCTCAAGCTGGCCACGTTACACAGTAGTGCTCTTATTCCAGACAACCCTAGTAAGAGAAGAACACAGCACCAAACCACAACCCTTCCTCACACACTATCAATTCTCTGATTCAGTCCGAGGTGAAACAGAAACTTGAGTGTGTCCAAGTCCTTAGGACAGCTGGGGCACGTTCATTCCAGGAAGGGTTGGATGATCCTTAAGAGATCCACATTGCTTCAAGCCATCTTCCCTTCTGTTTTCTATGCATGAAAAAAAGGTTGCCCAGGCCTCAATACTACCACATCTAGTTCAGccccatattttacaaatgaaacaagCAGTGCAGACCAATGGACGTGGACTGAAAGGTCAGAGAATCCagtattcaaatcttgcctctgatccTTATGAGTTCTGGGACCCAGATAAGTCACTTCAGCTAAGAGCCTgtctcttcatctacaaaatgggaataatagcccCTTCCTCAGAAGACAGCAGAGAGGCTCAGTGGACTCTACTGACCTTAGCACTAAGGGTGAGTTATGCATTTTTAACCAGATGTTATCCCCTTGTACTTATACAATATTTTACATTACTTTCTGGAACAGCAGCACTGAATCATAAGACAACCTATGTTAGGTCCATCAACTCTCTTCCCTGTGGCATGTGATACAAATAGGAACATGAGAGTATTGTCAAGACAGACTGCAGTCACCTACCTGGCAGGTGTTTGGAGATGATGTCAGTTGTTTCTATGGCTCGGGTCATGGAAGAGTGTACGATCTTATCAAACTTCACGCCCAAGCTGGCCAATCGGCAACCAGTCAGTTCAGCCTGTTCTCGACCTTAAAGTAGAAACAGATTTTAGAGTTCATTTGACTCAGCACACAGAAAAAATGCAATCAAGcttggaatgttttcttttttgaacatGAAAAATATCTGATTTGGTTATCTAGACTTGATCACCACTTATATCCAGCCAGGGTAATCACCCATTTCCAGGAATACATGACCGCTCACCAGCACCATGGCTGCTAAGGATTTCAATCCTTAAACCTGAAAATCTACAGTGTGAGCTGTGACCCATATACCAAATCTTTAGAAAGGCTCTTGGGAAAAGTGAACCTCTTTCTATATAGACCTAGCTGGACATGGCTTCATGTGAGGAACTGCAGCAGTGAGCTGGCCctcagaaagggaaggaaaacagcTGGAACATTCCGAACACCTTCCTCCCTCCACCATGGAATCCCCAGCAACCTGTGTGTCCCTGACAGAATGTCATGATGACTACAAGGGCTGGTTCAtgtctgcattttaagttcagcGCTCAGCAAAGTGTGGCCCACAGTAAGTACTAAactaacaaatgcttgctgaattggaCCATGTGTAGAGATTTGAGTCCAAGCTGAAATTTCTGACATAGGCTgtttggtttaaaaaatttttttaaataataaacatttttatttaaagttttgagttcctaattctatcctttcttccctcccctccccacttcctgaggGGGTAAAGCTATTAGTTTTAAAAGACTCTTAAGAGATAAAAATGATGAATGGAGGTCCACTAGGCTGAGAATAAGCCTGGGGGGTTCCCAAAGACCAGAAGTCTGGAAGTTCTGAAGAGGGCAAAGGCAGTACAAAGAAAAGGTCACAGATGCATGGATTAGCATAATCACTCCAACTAAAATTAAGGTTCATAATAGGTGAGGGCCAGATAGGGTTGTGGGTTGAAGGCCCACATACCCAGTTCAGTCAGAGTTCGATCCTTATCGAGGGAGCTCTCCGAATTGTACTGGGAATGCCTGATCAGGAAGATATGGCGAGTGGCTTTGGCTCGGAGATTATCTAGTTTGGACGTTATCTCATCTTCACCAGTTTCGGTGCTTCTTTTCCTCAGGTTGATCAGAGATCGTGGTTCTCGCCTAATTTCCAAAAATAAGATATGTTATACTGTGACTTTCTAGATTAATTCTCCTCTGAGcagattttataaaaaaaaaaacgtgCCCCCCAACTTCAGACTGACAAATCATTCATGAATTAAACTTGGTATCTAAGGCGTTTTAAACACAAGCAGCTCTGTGGTCCAACTGCATATAATACTTGTTAAgtaaatttacttatttaggtTTTAGTCAATTGacagtttttccatttgtaaaaataatgGCCAACATAACCTATTTTGGAAGAAATCTCATTCAATCTTAAAGGCAAGTGTTAGAAAATcaagagttaatttttttaaaaatttgatttgtgAAAGTAAGTACCACTGAAgctttgaatttcattttctaaaacaaaCTAGAATTAGAAACAGCTGCAGGAAACAAAGCATAGGATGTAAGCGATCTTTTAAAATTAGCTTTAATCTGATTAGCAAAGATTTAAACTCTAGTCCTTAAAAATGGAAATTGGTCCATTGTACTCCTAGCCtataaatcctggctctgcccaaCGACAgcaaaaataattactatagacacaagTTTCAGGTAAGCATATCATCAATTTGTCAATTTCTACCTGTAAAGAACTGaccatctccttaacttcttgtGTTCCCTAGACAGTgcatgtgccccccccccccagctatctATCTGTCCAGGGTTTCTTATCTCTTTTCAATAAGAGTTGATTCATTATacaacaaacaaatctaattggttgacatgacttgaaggtgggctatattaaaatgaagttaaagGATGACAGCAGAGAAAGACCTCCACTCAAACTGGTCAGAGCAAAGTCCGTTCAAATCAGTAATTCCTCAGAGTATCTAGACAAAAAGATGCCTCCCTCCACCCAAGGCTCTTTTTGTGGGTGTGGAGCTGGGTGAGTTTGAACTAAATAATGCTTGATAAGAGTCTCTTAAAGAGAACCttgagggggcggggaggggactGAGAGATCCCTGGGTCCCATAagattattaataattctttctCACATCCCCTTGTACTACCTGTATGACATAAATGaagttttcagtttcctcatctgtaaaactggattGGACTAGGTAACCTCTAAGGCCACTCTGTGTGTCTCTTCTGATTAGGGAATCTTCTTGAAGCCTCTAGCACAGGGCCCTCCCTATCTTTACCTGATGCttccaattcctcatctgtaaaatcaggtttgcaaggataataatagcagctagcatttatttatatagtgacttaatattaacaaaatattgCAAATGTTTTTGCAACAGCCTTacgaggtagatgctattattacccccattttatagataaggaaactgaggctgaatttgaacttctgactccaaggccagtggtctattcactatgccacctaccagACTCTAAAACTGCTAAGATTCTTTACAACTCTAAATATTGggcccataaattaaaaaaaaaaaataccggGACCGTGCCTCTAAGGAAGGGTTTGCTGACTTGCTTGTAAGTACTGATTAATGTAAAGTGCTGCATCCAGTCAAGTTTGTTCCTTTATCTGCATTACTTCCTtagtaattattttgttttgtccaGATCTGAGTTTATCACAGTTCATTAAAGTAGGAAACtctcagacctgtgatttaaggGGTTCATCAACAATGCTCCACCCACCCATACAGATGAGGCATTCCTATAACAAGTTCAGACAGGAGAGGTCACAAGGCTAATGATGAGTAGGTCAGAAGTCTGACCGACCCCCAAGGCTTTAGGAAGCCAAAGAGTCTCTCTCATCAACTCTACTACATTAAAATACAAAGCTGTCCCAGGATTCAGAGACCTCTACCCATTTTTCTTGCATTCTCTCCACTAGAGAAGACCTGGCTAATAAAAATCCACAATCGGACCTAGAGCTGACTTTCCAGTCTTCTGGTAAAGAAGCTTGGAGAGACAATCACAACGCTTGGGTTCTAGGTCCAGGTCTGCCAAAGACCCAATAGCAGTCCAGGCGTCTGGCAATTTCCTCTGGCCGGGCACACGAATTCCTAGCTTTAGTAAGCTAGTCTACTAAACGTGCTGCAGCTAAATGGGTGACCGCCCCTTCTGCCCTCCCACCTCTGTTCCTGCGGTTCTTTCCAAACCTGAATGTCTCCCTAGGGTGGTGTATGTATCTACTCACAGGTACCTCCCCCGCAAAACCTTCCGAGGTCCTTCCAGCCAGAACTGACTTCTTACATGCTTTCAGGTAGTAACACCAGACAAAGCTTAGGGAGAACAGGGCGGTAGGTTTGTTTTAGCTTGGGTGCCTAGCACACAGAAGGCGCTGACTTAGACCAAAGTACTTGCAAAGTCTGTGCCTTTAGGATAAAGGTGTAAGAAATGGGTTCCTACACTGAAGGTGCAACTATGCAAAGCCCATCCACATCCTTATGGTAGAATTACGGCTGAGGGCAAGGGCTGGAAAAACAAAGAGTTTCTGACTCCGTCGCCAAGTGTCCCTAGACCCTTGAGTTACACCATGATTTAgggcttcctttcctcctcttctgagCTCAGAAAACACCTTATTTTTGATTCCCGATGGAATAAAAGTCTTAGTCGGACAGTCCCCTACATTCCAATTACACCTCAGGGTCAAATTCTTCCTCCCCCAGGAAGCAAAG includes:
- the PGAM5 gene encoding serine/threonine-protein phosphatase PGAM5, mitochondrial isoform X1, coding for MAFRQALKLAACGLAGGSAAVLFSAVAVGKPRGAGASDAESRWAGPEAPMWAERIRPGPTSGVWDSNWDKREPRSLINLRKRSTETGEDEITSKLDNLRAKATRHIFLIRHSQYNSESSLDKDRTLTELGREQAELTGCRLASLGVKFDKIVHSSMTRAIETTDIISKHLPGVNRISTDLLREGAPIEPDPPVSDWKPEARQYYEDGARIEAAFRNFIHRADAKQEEDSYEIFVCHANVIRYIVCRALQFPPEGWLRMSLNNGSITHLVIRPSGRVALRTLGDSGFMPPDKITRT
- the PGAM5 gene encoding serine/threonine-protein phosphatase PGAM5, mitochondrial isoform X2; translated protein: MAFRQALKLAACGLAGGSAAVLFSAVAVGKPRGAGASDAESRWAGPEAPMWAERIRPGPTSGVWDSNWDKREPRSLINLRKRSTETGEDEITSKLDNLRAKATRHIFLIRHSQYNSESSLDKDRTLTELGREQAELTGCRLASLGVKFDKIVHSSMTRAIETTDIISKHLPGVNRISTDLLREGAPIEPDPPVSDWKPEARYYEDGARIEAAFRNFIHRADAKQEEDSYEIFVCHANVIRYIVCRALQFPPEGWLRMSLNNGSITHLVIRPSGRVALRTLGDSGFMPPDKITRT